A single Macaca mulatta isolate MMU2019108-1 chromosome 15, T2T-MMU8v2.0, whole genome shotgun sequence DNA region contains:
- the NIBAN2 gene encoding protein Niban 2 isoform X1 gives MGDVLSTHLDDARRQHIAEKTGKILTEFLQFYEDQYGVALFNSMRHEIEGTGLPQAQLLWRKVPLDERIIFSGNLFQYQEDSKKWRNRFSLVPHNYGLVLYDNKVAYERQVPPRAVINSAGYKILTSVDQYLELIGNSLPGTMAKSGSAPILKCPTQFPLILWHPYARHYYFCMMTEAEQDKWQAVLQDCIRHCNNGIPEDSKVEGPAFTDAIRMYRQSKELYGTWEMLCGNEVQILSNLVMEELGPELKAELGPRLKGKPQERQRQWIQISDAVYRMVYEQAKARFEEVLSKVQQMRPAMQAVIRTDMDQIITSKEHLASKIRAFILPKAEVCVRNHVQPYIPSILEALMVPTSQGFTEVRDVFFKEVTDMNLNVINEGGIDKLGEYMEKLSRLAYHPLKMQSCYEKMESLRLDGLQQRFDVSSTSVFKQRAQIHMREQMHNAVYTFETLLHQELGKGPTKEELCKSIQRVLERVLKVSGPTPCPGPPLTPSFPAEIRLRQQLCAEEVLPGGAAAGQHPFPAQEAGPYLQVGAAPVPGADLRGLCQVHPGGKHVRGGGAADRHEGHPAGCEGGRGAEEAQPVPGQHGHAQQRPQPAPAGRGRPHRLGRGVQQQRWGRQPQPQHPGGSHPLGKATARQAGGLCGPG, from the exons AAAAAACCGGGAAGATCCTGACGGAGTTCCTCCAGTTCTATGAAGACCAGTATGGCGTGGCTCTCTTCAACAGCATGCGCCATGAGATCGAGGGCACGGGGCTGCCGCAGGCCCAGCTGCTCTGGCGCAAG GTGCCATTGGACGAGCGCATCATCTTCTCGGGGAACCTCTTCCAGTACCAGGAGGACAGCAAGAAGTGGAGGAATCGCTTCAGCCTCGTGCCCCACAATTATGGGCTGGTGCTCTACGACAACAAAGTG GCCTATGAGCGGCAGGTCCCACCACGAGCTGTCATCAACAGTGCAGGCTACAAAATCCTCACTTCTGTGGACCAATACCTGGAGCTCATTGGCAACTCCTTACCAG GGACCATGGCAAAGTCGGGCAGTGCCCCCATCCTCAAGTGCCCCACACAGTTCCCGCTCATCCTCTGGCATCCTTATGCGCGTCACTACTACTTCTGCATGATGACGGAAGCCGAGCAGGACAAGTGGCAGGCTGTGCTGCAGGACTGCATCCGGCACTGCAACAATG gAATCCCTGAGGACTCCAAGGTGGAGGGCCCCGCATTCACAGATGCCATCCGCATGTACCGACAGTCCAAGGAGCTGTACGGCACCTGGGAGATGCTGTGTGGGAACGAGGTGCAG ATCCTGAGCAACCTGGTGATGGAGGAGCTGGGCCCTGAGCTGAAGGCAGAGCTCGGCCCGCGGCTGAAGGGGAAACCGCAGGAGCGGCAGCGGCAATGGATCCAG ATCTCAGACGCCGTGTACCGCATGGTGTACGAGCAGGCCAAGGCGCGCTTCGAGGAGGTGCTGTCCAAGGTGCAGCAGATGCGGCCGGCCATGCAGGCTGTCATCCGAACCGACATGGACCAAATCATCACCTCCAAGGAGCACCTCGCCAGCAAGATCCGAG CCTTCATCCTCCCCAAGGCCGAGGTGTGTGTGCGAAATCACGTCCAGCCCTACATCCCGTCCATTCTGGAGGCCCTGATGGTGCCCACCAGCCAGGGCTTCACCGAGGTGCGGGACGTCTTCTTCAAGGAGGTCACGGACATGAACCTGAACGTCATCAACGAGGGCGGCATTGACAAGCTGGGCGAG TACATGGAGAAGCTGTCCCGGCTGGCATACCACCCCCTGAAGATGCAGAGCTGCTATGAGAAGATGGAGTCGCTGCGGCTGGACGGGCTGCAGCAGCGATTTGATGTGTCCAGCACGTCTGTGTTCAAGCAGCGAGCCCAGATCCACATGCGGGAG CAAATGCACAATGCTGTGTATACGTTCGAGACTCTCCTGCACCAGGAGCTGGGGAAGGGGCCCACCAAGGAGGAGCTGTGCAAGTCCATCCAGCGGGTCCTGGAGCGGGTGCTGAAGGTGAGCGGCCCCACGCCCTGCCCCGGACC GCCCCTGACCCCCTCGTTCCCTGCAGAAATACGACTACGACAGCAGCTCTGTGCGGAAGAGGTTCTTCCGGGAGGCGCTGCTGCAGGTCAGCATCCCTTTCCTGCTCAAGAAGCTGGCCCCTACCTGCAAGTCG gagctgccCCGGTTCCAGGAGCTGATCTTCGAGGACTTTGCCAAGTTCATCCTGGTGGAAAACACGTACGAGGAGGTGGTGCTGCAGACCGTCATGAAGGACATCCTGCAGG CTGTGAAGGAGGCCGCGGTGCAGAGGAAGCACAACCTGTACCGGGACAGCATGGTCATGCACAACAGCGACCCCAACCTGCACCTGCTGGCCGAGGGCGCCCCCATCGACTGGGGCGAGGAGTACAGCAACAGCGGTGGGGGcggcagccccagccccagcacccCGGAGGCAGCCACCCTCTCGGAAAAGCGACGGCGCGCCAAGCAGGTGGTCTCTGTGGTCCAGGATGA
- the NIBAN2 gene encoding protein Niban 2 isoform X2, with protein sequence MGEKTGKILTEFLQFYEDQYGVALFNSMRHEIEGTGLPQAQLLWRKVPLDERIIFSGNLFQYQEDSKKWRNRFSLVPHNYGLVLYDNKVAYERQVPPRAVINSAGYKILTSVDQYLELIGNSLPGTMAKSGSAPILKCPTQFPLILWHPYARHYYFCMMTEAEQDKWQAVLQDCIRHCNNGIPEDSKVEGPAFTDAIRMYRQSKELYGTWEMLCGNEVQILSNLVMEELGPELKAELGPRLKGKPQERQRQWIQISDAVYRMVYEQAKARFEEVLSKVQQMRPAMQAVIRTDMDQIITSKEHLASKIRAFILPKAEVCVRNHVQPYIPSILEALMVPTSQGFTEVRDVFFKEVTDMNLNVINEGGIDKLGEYMEKLSRLAYHPLKMQSCYEKMESLRLDGLQQRFDVSSTSVFKQRAQIHMREQMHNAVYTFETLLHQELGKGPTKEELCKSIQRVLERVLKKYDYDSSSVRKRFFREALLQVSIPFLLKKLAPTCKSELPRFQELIFEDFAKFILVENTYEEVVLQTVMKDILQAVKEAAVQRKHNLYRDSMVMHNSDPNLHLLAEGAPIDWGEEYSNSGGGGSPSPSTPEAATLSEKRRRAKQVVSVVQDEEVGLPFEASPESPSPASPDSVTEIQGLLAQGLRAESPPPASPLPNGAPAGETPQPEAAPEASSPPASPLQHLLPGKAVDLGPPKPSDQETGEQVSSPSSHPALHTTTEDSAGVQTEF encoded by the exons AAAAAACCGGGAAGATCCTGACGGAGTTCCTCCAGTTCTATGAAGACCAGTATGGCGTGGCTCTCTTCAACAGCATGCGCCATGAGATCGAGGGCACGGGGCTGCCGCAGGCCCAGCTGCTCTGGCGCAAG GTGCCATTGGACGAGCGCATCATCTTCTCGGGGAACCTCTTCCAGTACCAGGAGGACAGCAAGAAGTGGAGGAATCGCTTCAGCCTCGTGCCCCACAATTATGGGCTGGTGCTCTACGACAACAAAGTG GCCTATGAGCGGCAGGTCCCACCACGAGCTGTCATCAACAGTGCAGGCTACAAAATCCTCACTTCTGTGGACCAATACCTGGAGCTCATTGGCAACTCCTTACCAG GGACCATGGCAAAGTCGGGCAGTGCCCCCATCCTCAAGTGCCCCACACAGTTCCCGCTCATCCTCTGGCATCCTTATGCGCGTCACTACTACTTCTGCATGATGACGGAAGCCGAGCAGGACAAGTGGCAGGCTGTGCTGCAGGACTGCATCCGGCACTGCAACAATG gAATCCCTGAGGACTCCAAGGTGGAGGGCCCCGCATTCACAGATGCCATCCGCATGTACCGACAGTCCAAGGAGCTGTACGGCACCTGGGAGATGCTGTGTGGGAACGAGGTGCAG ATCCTGAGCAACCTGGTGATGGAGGAGCTGGGCCCTGAGCTGAAGGCAGAGCTCGGCCCGCGGCTGAAGGGGAAACCGCAGGAGCGGCAGCGGCAATGGATCCAG ATCTCAGACGCCGTGTACCGCATGGTGTACGAGCAGGCCAAGGCGCGCTTCGAGGAGGTGCTGTCCAAGGTGCAGCAGATGCGGCCGGCCATGCAGGCTGTCATCCGAACCGACATGGACCAAATCATCACCTCCAAGGAGCACCTCGCCAGCAAGATCCGAG CCTTCATCCTCCCCAAGGCCGAGGTGTGTGTGCGAAATCACGTCCAGCCCTACATCCCGTCCATTCTGGAGGCCCTGATGGTGCCCACCAGCCAGGGCTTCACCGAGGTGCGGGACGTCTTCTTCAAGGAGGTCACGGACATGAACCTGAACGTCATCAACGAGGGCGGCATTGACAAGCTGGGCGAG TACATGGAGAAGCTGTCCCGGCTGGCATACCACCCCCTGAAGATGCAGAGCTGCTATGAGAAGATGGAGTCGCTGCGGCTGGACGGGCTGCAGCAGCGATTTGATGTGTCCAGCACGTCTGTGTTCAAGCAGCGAGCCCAGATCCACATGCGGGAG CAAATGCACAATGCTGTGTATACGTTCGAGACTCTCCTGCACCAGGAGCTGGGGAAGGGGCCCACCAAGGAGGAGCTGTGCAAGTCCATCCAGCGGGTCCTGGAGCGGGTGCTGAAG AAATACGACTACGACAGCAGCTCTGTGCGGAAGAGGTTCTTCCGGGAGGCGCTGCTGCAGGTCAGCATCCCTTTCCTGCTCAAGAAGCTGGCCCCTACCTGCAAGTCG gagctgccCCGGTTCCAGGAGCTGATCTTCGAGGACTTTGCCAAGTTCATCCTGGTGGAAAACACGTACGAGGAGGTGGTGCTGCAGACCGTCATGAAGGACATCCTGCAGG CTGTGAAGGAGGCCGCGGTGCAGAGGAAGCACAACCTGTACCGGGACAGCATGGTCATGCACAACAGCGACCCCAACCTGCACCTGCTGGCCGAGGGCGCCCCCATCGACTGGGGCGAGGAGTACAGCAACAGCGGTGGGGGcggcagccccagccccagcacccCGGAGGCAGCCACCCTCTCGGAAAAGCGACGGCGCGCCAAGCAGGTGGTCTCTGTGGTCCAGGATGAGGAGGTGGGGCTGCCCTTTGAGGCTAGCCCTGAGTCACCGTCACCTGCGTCCCCGGACAGTGTCACTGAGATCCAAGGCCTGCTGGCCCAAGGTCTGCGGGCTGAGAGCCCCCCGCCAGCCAGCCCCCTACCCAACGGGGCACCTGCCGGGGAGACCCCCCAGCCCGAGGCCGCCCCCGAGGCCTCCTCGCCGCCTGCCTCACCCCTCCAGCATCTCCTGCCTGGAAAGGCTGTGGACCTTGGACCCCCCAAGCCCAGCGACCAGGAGACTGGAGAGCAGGTGTCCAGCCCCAGCAGCCACCCCGCCCTCCACACCACCACCGAGGACAGCGCAGGGGTGCAGACTGAGTTCTAG
- the NIBAN2 gene encoding protein Niban 2 yields the protein MGDVLSTHLDDARRQHIAEKTGKILTEFLQFYEDQYGVALFNSMRHEIEGTGLPQAQLLWRKVPLDERIIFSGNLFQYQEDSKKWRNRFSLVPHNYGLVLYDNKVAYERQVPPRAVINSAGYKILTSVDQYLELIGNSLPGTMAKSGSAPILKCPTQFPLILWHPYARHYYFCMMTEAEQDKWQAVLQDCIRHCNNGIPEDSKVEGPAFTDAIRMYRQSKELYGTWEMLCGNEVQILSNLVMEELGPELKAELGPRLKGKPQERQRQWIQISDAVYRMVYEQAKARFEEVLSKVQQMRPAMQAVIRTDMDQIITSKEHLASKIRAFILPKAEVCVRNHVQPYIPSILEALMVPTSQGFTEVRDVFFKEVTDMNLNVINEGGIDKLGEYMEKLSRLAYHPLKMQSCYEKMESLRLDGLQQRFDVSSTSVFKQRAQIHMREQMHNAVYTFETLLHQELGKGPTKEELCKSIQRVLERVLKKYDYDSSSVRKRFFREALLQVSIPFLLKKLAPTCKSELPRFQELIFEDFAKFILVENTYEEVVLQTVMKDILQAVKEAAVQRKHNLYRDSMVMHNSDPNLHLLAEGAPIDWGEEYSNSGGGGSPSPSTPEAATLSEKRRRAKQVVSVVQDEEVGLPFEASPESPSPASPDSVTEIQGLLAQGLRAESPPPASPLPNGAPAGETPQPEAAPEASSPPASPLQHLLPGKAVDLGPPKPSDQETGEQVSSPSSHPALHTTTEDSAGVQTEF from the exons AAAAAACCGGGAAGATCCTGACGGAGTTCCTCCAGTTCTATGAAGACCAGTATGGCGTGGCTCTCTTCAACAGCATGCGCCATGAGATCGAGGGCACGGGGCTGCCGCAGGCCCAGCTGCTCTGGCGCAAG GTGCCATTGGACGAGCGCATCATCTTCTCGGGGAACCTCTTCCAGTACCAGGAGGACAGCAAGAAGTGGAGGAATCGCTTCAGCCTCGTGCCCCACAATTATGGGCTGGTGCTCTACGACAACAAAGTG GCCTATGAGCGGCAGGTCCCACCACGAGCTGTCATCAACAGTGCAGGCTACAAAATCCTCACTTCTGTGGACCAATACCTGGAGCTCATTGGCAACTCCTTACCAG GGACCATGGCAAAGTCGGGCAGTGCCCCCATCCTCAAGTGCCCCACACAGTTCCCGCTCATCCTCTGGCATCCTTATGCGCGTCACTACTACTTCTGCATGATGACGGAAGCCGAGCAGGACAAGTGGCAGGCTGTGCTGCAGGACTGCATCCGGCACTGCAACAATG gAATCCCTGAGGACTCCAAGGTGGAGGGCCCCGCATTCACAGATGCCATCCGCATGTACCGACAGTCCAAGGAGCTGTACGGCACCTGGGAGATGCTGTGTGGGAACGAGGTGCAG ATCCTGAGCAACCTGGTGATGGAGGAGCTGGGCCCTGAGCTGAAGGCAGAGCTCGGCCCGCGGCTGAAGGGGAAACCGCAGGAGCGGCAGCGGCAATGGATCCAG ATCTCAGACGCCGTGTACCGCATGGTGTACGAGCAGGCCAAGGCGCGCTTCGAGGAGGTGCTGTCCAAGGTGCAGCAGATGCGGCCGGCCATGCAGGCTGTCATCCGAACCGACATGGACCAAATCATCACCTCCAAGGAGCACCTCGCCAGCAAGATCCGAG CCTTCATCCTCCCCAAGGCCGAGGTGTGTGTGCGAAATCACGTCCAGCCCTACATCCCGTCCATTCTGGAGGCCCTGATGGTGCCCACCAGCCAGGGCTTCACCGAGGTGCGGGACGTCTTCTTCAAGGAGGTCACGGACATGAACCTGAACGTCATCAACGAGGGCGGCATTGACAAGCTGGGCGAG TACATGGAGAAGCTGTCCCGGCTGGCATACCACCCCCTGAAGATGCAGAGCTGCTATGAGAAGATGGAGTCGCTGCGGCTGGACGGGCTGCAGCAGCGATTTGATGTGTCCAGCACGTCTGTGTTCAAGCAGCGAGCCCAGATCCACATGCGGGAG CAAATGCACAATGCTGTGTATACGTTCGAGACTCTCCTGCACCAGGAGCTGGGGAAGGGGCCCACCAAGGAGGAGCTGTGCAAGTCCATCCAGCGGGTCCTGGAGCGGGTGCTGAAG AAATACGACTACGACAGCAGCTCTGTGCGGAAGAGGTTCTTCCGGGAGGCGCTGCTGCAGGTCAGCATCCCTTTCCTGCTCAAGAAGCTGGCCCCTACCTGCAAGTCG gagctgccCCGGTTCCAGGAGCTGATCTTCGAGGACTTTGCCAAGTTCATCCTGGTGGAAAACACGTACGAGGAGGTGGTGCTGCAGACCGTCATGAAGGACATCCTGCAGG CTGTGAAGGAGGCCGCGGTGCAGAGGAAGCACAACCTGTACCGGGACAGCATGGTCATGCACAACAGCGACCCCAACCTGCACCTGCTGGCCGAGGGCGCCCCCATCGACTGGGGCGAGGAGTACAGCAACAGCGGTGGGGGcggcagccccagccccagcacccCGGAGGCAGCCACCCTCTCGGAAAAGCGACGGCGCGCCAAGCAGGTGGTCTCTGTGGTCCAGGATGAGGAGGTGGGGCTGCCCTTTGAGGCTAGCCCTGAGTCACCGTCACCTGCGTCCCCGGACAGTGTCACTGAGATCCAAGGCCTGCTGGCCCAAGGTCTGCGGGCTGAGAGCCCCCCGCCAGCCAGCCCCCTACCCAACGGGGCACCTGCCGGGGAGACCCCCCAGCCCGAGGCCGCCCCCGAGGCCTCCTCGCCGCCTGCCTCACCCCTCCAGCATCTCCTGCCTGGAAAGGCTGTGGACCTTGGACCCCCCAAGCCCAGCGACCAGGAGACTGGAGAGCAGGTGTCCAGCCCCAGCAGCCACCCCGCCCTCCACACCACCACCGAGGACAGCGCAGGGGTGCAGACTGAGTTCTAG